The Salvia miltiorrhiza cultivar Shanhuang (shh) chromosome 1, IMPLAD_Smil_shh, whole genome shotgun sequence genome has a window encoding:
- the LOC130997629 gene encoding uncharacterized protein LOC130997629, whose protein sequence is MVNCKKLFTKSTLLGLALGQFLSLLITSTGFSSSELANRGINAPTSQSFLNYVLLVLVYGSIMLYRRKPLKAKWYYYILLGLVDVEANFLVVKAYQYTSLTSVMLLDCWTIPCVLFLTWFFLKTKYRFQKFIGVAICIAGLVTVVFSDVHAADRSSGSIPIKGDLLVIAGATLYGVSNVSEEFFVKSADRVELMAFLGIFGAIISAIQISILERHELKSIHWSSGATLPFVGFSLAMFAFYSGVPVLLKMNGSTMLNLSLLTSDMWSVLIRIFVYHEKVDWMYFMAFAAVTLGLIVYSVGDENEGDDEKKNVDEEAGLSRTDRGALQIEV, encoded by the exons ATGGtgaattgcaaaaaattgtTCACGAAATCTACATTATTAGGGCTTGCTTTAGGAcagtttctctctcttctcatcACCTCCACCGGATTTTCATCTTCTGAACTCGCCAACAGAG GAATTAATGCACCAACGTCGCAGTCGTTCTTGAATTATGTATTGTTGGTATTGGTCTATGGAAGCATTATGCTCTACAGAAGAAAACCTCTCAAG GCCAAATGGTATTACTACATCTTGCTAGGATTGGTTGATGTTGAAGCCAATTTTCTTG TGGTGAAGGCATACCAGTACACCTCACTTACAAGTGTGATGCTGCTGGATTGTTGGACAATACCATGTGTCCTGTTTCTGACATGGTTCTTTTTGAAGACGAAGTATAGATTCCAAAAGTTTATAGGCGTAGCAATCTGCATTGCTGGTCTTGTAACAGTTGTTTTCTCTGACGTACATGCAGCAGATAGATCAA GTGGTAGCATACCTATTAAAGGTGATCTGCTCGTTATTGCCGGGGCAACACTTTACGGTGTTAGCAACGTCAGCGAG GAGTTTTTTGTTAAAAGTGCAGATAGGGTGGAACTTATGGCCTTCTTGGGCATCTTTGGTGCAATTATCAGTGCTATCCAAAT AAGCATACTTGAGCGCCATGAACTCAAATCGATTCACTGGTCTTCTGGGGCG ACACTCCCGTTCGTTGGATTTTCTTTAGCGATGTTTGCGTTTTACTCGGGGGTTCCTGTTTTGCTCAAG ATGAACGGATCAACAATGCTAAATCTTTCGCTGCTGACTTCGGATATGTGGTCCGTTTTAATCCGGATCTTCGTATACCATGAAAAG GTGGATTGGATGTATTTCATGGCCTTTGCTGCTGTCACGCTCGGGCTCATTGTTTATTCAGT AGGCGACGAAAACGAGGGCGATGATGAGAAGAAAAACGTTGATGAGGAGGCCGGTTTGAGTCGTACAGATCGAGGAGCTCTTCAGATTGAAGTTTGA
- the LOC130997617 gene encoding plant UBX domain-containing protein 11 isoform X2, translating into MEYSLSSLAFRGSITEAIAESKQQKKLFVVYTAGDNPNSKLLETSTWIDPKVSETVSKYCILLHILEGSSEALNFSAIYPQQSFPCITAVGYNGVLLWQKEGFVHADMLASSLEKAWLSLHVQETTAAFLTAAIAKQSASGSSEVASPEQVRAGTGVPTSTTNGATPSVGAGQPLHSETKENGTYFKGDDVALPKPAIANALDNGELDESISETETGNASRNLVEIGQNNPRAALPLAEENLDGGDAHLSDNREIVKEASEVARVDTVEKAEASSSTTKSNDVFLNIRLPDGSSLQVKLSMTDTLKMVKDYINENQTSSLGSFSIAIPYPRKVFNDQDMDEKLSELGLSNRQALIVVPQKQNNSQYRGGSSQYQSHSSNEAGSLNASEGYWGSVKRILSYANIFSYLGRSNSTSVAQESQSGGMWQYSPNPSLHNTLRDAGRVPGMQSSEQSAPAMASGSNSRRRPLTSSYGGNIHTLKHDDDDDRFNDKNAFWNGNSTQFGGNDDRK; encoded by the exons ATGGAGTACTCCCTCTCCTCTCTTGCTTTTAGAGGTTCTATAACAGAAGCAATTGCTGAATCAAAACAACAGAAGAAGCTTTTTGTTGTCTATACTGCAG GTGACAATCCAAACTCAAAACTCTTAGAAACATCCACATGGATTGATCCCAAA GTTTCTGAGACAGTCTCAAAGTACTGCATTTTGTTGCACATCTTGGAAGGAAGCTCTGAAGCATTGAATTTTTCAGCAATAT ACCCACAGCAATCTTTCCCTTGTATAACTGCTGTTGGATACAATGGTGTACTACTTTGGCAGAAAG AGGGTTTTGTCCACGCTGACATGCTTGCTTCTAGTCTCGAGAAGGCTTGGTTAAGTCTTCATGTTCAG GAAACAACTGCTGCTTTCTTGACTGCTGCAATTGCTAAACAATCTGCCTCTGGATCTTCTGAAGTTGCTTCTCCTGAACAAGTGAGAGCAGGAACAGGTGTGCCGACTTCAACGACAAATGGTGCTACCCCATCTGTGGGTGCTGGACAACccttgcattcggagacaaaaGAAAAT GGTACATATTTCAAAGGAGATGATGTGGCTTTACCCAAACCAGCTATTGCCAATGCGTTGGACAATGGTGAACTTGATGAGTCTATTTCTGAAACTGAAACAGGAAATGCATCAAGGAACCTAGTTGAGATAGGTCAAAATAACCCTAGAGCTGCATTGCCTCTCGCAGAAGAGAATTTAGATGGCGGTGATGCTCATTTGAGCGATAACAGAGAGATTGTCAAAGAAGCCAGTGAAGTGGCACGTGTAGATACAGTTGAGAAAGCTGAAGCTTCATCCTCTACCACTAAATCAAATGATGTTTTTCTAAATATCAGATTGCCTGATGGTTCGAGCTTACAAGTGAAGCTTTCCATGACGGATACCTTGAAAATGGTCaaagattatataaatgaaaatcAAACAAGCAGCTTGGGCTCCTTTAGTATAGCTATTCCTTACCCTCGTAAGGTGTTCAACGACCAAG ATATGGACGAGAAGCTATCAGAACTGGGCCTTTCCAACAGGCAGGCATTGATAGTGGTTCCGCAGAAACAAAATAATTCCCAATATAGGGGAGGATCTTCACAGTATCAAAGTCATTCCTCAAACGAAGCTGGCTCGTTGAATGCAAGTGAAGGATACTGGGGTTCTGTGAAAAGAATCTTATCTTACGCAAACATTTTCTCTTACCTTGGCAGAAGCAATTCCACTAGTGTGGCTCAGGAATCCCAAAGTGGCGGCATGTGGCAATATA GTCCAAATCCTTCGCTCCACAATACCCTAAGGGACGCAGGTAGGGTTCCCGGAATGCAGTCATCTGAGCAAAGTGCGCCTGCAATGGCTAGTGGCAGCAACAGCCGGAGGCGTCCGCTAACTTCTAGCTACGGAGGCAATATCCACACCTTAAAacatgatgacgatgatgataGATTCAACGACAAAAACGCGTTCTGGAATGGAAACTCAACACAATTTGGTGGGAATGATGATCGGAAGTAA
- the LOC130997617 gene encoding plant UBX domain-containing protein 11 isoform X1: protein MEYSLSSLAFRGSITEAIAESKQQKKLFVVYTAGDNPNSKLLETSTWIDPKVSETVSKYCILLHILEGSSEALNFSAIYPQQSFPCITAVGYNGVLLWQKEGFVHADMLASSLEKAWLSLHVQETTAAFLTAAIAKQSASGSSEVASPEQVRAGTGVPTSTTNGATPSVGAGQPLHSETKENVNSNKDASEGTYFKGDDVALPKPAIANALDNGELDESISETETGNASRNLVEIGQNNPRAALPLAEENLDGGDAHLSDNREIVKEASEVARVDTVEKAEASSSTTKSNDVFLNIRLPDGSSLQVKLSMTDTLKMVKDYINENQTSSLGSFSIAIPYPRKVFNDQDMDEKLSELGLSNRQALIVVPQKQNNSQYRGGSSQYQSHSSNEAGSLNASEGYWGSVKRILSYANIFSYLGRSNSTSVAQESQSGGMWQYSPNPSLHNTLRDAGRVPGMQSSEQSAPAMASGSNSRRRPLTSSYGGNIHTLKHDDDDDRFNDKNAFWNGNSTQFGGNDDRK, encoded by the exons ATGGAGTACTCCCTCTCCTCTCTTGCTTTTAGAGGTTCTATAACAGAAGCAATTGCTGAATCAAAACAACAGAAGAAGCTTTTTGTTGTCTATACTGCAG GTGACAATCCAAACTCAAAACTCTTAGAAACATCCACATGGATTGATCCCAAA GTTTCTGAGACAGTCTCAAAGTACTGCATTTTGTTGCACATCTTGGAAGGAAGCTCTGAAGCATTGAATTTTTCAGCAATAT ACCCACAGCAATCTTTCCCTTGTATAACTGCTGTTGGATACAATGGTGTACTACTTTGGCAGAAAG AGGGTTTTGTCCACGCTGACATGCTTGCTTCTAGTCTCGAGAAGGCTTGGTTAAGTCTTCATGTTCAG GAAACAACTGCTGCTTTCTTGACTGCTGCAATTGCTAAACAATCTGCCTCTGGATCTTCTGAAGTTGCTTCTCCTGAACAAGTGAGAGCAGGAACAGGTGTGCCGACTTCAACGACAAATGGTGCTACCCCATCTGTGGGTGCTGGACAACccttgcattcggagacaaaaGAAAATGTGAATTCAAATAAAGATGCTTCTGAG GGTACATATTTCAAAGGAGATGATGTGGCTTTACCCAAACCAGCTATTGCCAATGCGTTGGACAATGGTGAACTTGATGAGTCTATTTCTGAAACTGAAACAGGAAATGCATCAAGGAACCTAGTTGAGATAGGTCAAAATAACCCTAGAGCTGCATTGCCTCTCGCAGAAGAGAATTTAGATGGCGGTGATGCTCATTTGAGCGATAACAGAGAGATTGTCAAAGAAGCCAGTGAAGTGGCACGTGTAGATACAGTTGAGAAAGCTGAAGCTTCATCCTCTACCACTAAATCAAATGATGTTTTTCTAAATATCAGATTGCCTGATGGTTCGAGCTTACAAGTGAAGCTTTCCATGACGGATACCTTGAAAATGGTCaaagattatataaatgaaaatcAAACAAGCAGCTTGGGCTCCTTTAGTATAGCTATTCCTTACCCTCGTAAGGTGTTCAACGACCAAG ATATGGACGAGAAGCTATCAGAACTGGGCCTTTCCAACAGGCAGGCATTGATAGTGGTTCCGCAGAAACAAAATAATTCCCAATATAGGGGAGGATCTTCACAGTATCAAAGTCATTCCTCAAACGAAGCTGGCTCGTTGAATGCAAGTGAAGGATACTGGGGTTCTGTGAAAAGAATCTTATCTTACGCAAACATTTTCTCTTACCTTGGCAGAAGCAATTCCACTAGTGTGGCTCAGGAATCCCAAAGTGGCGGCATGTGGCAATATA GTCCAAATCCTTCGCTCCACAATACCCTAAGGGACGCAGGTAGGGTTCCCGGAATGCAGTCATCTGAGCAAAGTGCGCCTGCAATGGCTAGTGGCAGCAACAGCCGGAGGCGTCCGCTAACTTCTAGCTACGGAGGCAATATCCACACCTTAAAacatgatgacgatgatgataGATTCAACGACAAAAACGCGTTCTGGAATGGAAACTCAACACAATTTGGTGGGAATGATGATCGGAAGTAA
- the LOC131010514 gene encoding uncharacterized protein LOC131010514 — MATQKKRLEQMEKMVDDLQTTVGSVAGKVEGLEGSMASVESTLASILAQLRNLTKTRGPEITGEKTTPPPGGGGLQEPSFPRMDLPIFDGTDPIAWLAQSEQYFLVHRTPLSDRVQLALIAMSGRAIFWAQWVLRRSASIEWSQFSQELIERFGDSSAINAYEAMHITRQTGSLEEYLALFEERIAQLPELPPAQYLGMFLGGLHSSVRDRITESDSVNVFTAIRAARRISRSSRGSSQPPQSSFPSTAPLRSTASFRGGAPVIGSTPATSFRGGNSAVSGGFRNSTPTPNASGQSANNSSTASSGIRGNRKSRHLTEDQIKEYLAQGKCFRCSQPYGPLHKCPSQFLNVILLGDGDPPEDSAKLDLEDHTLEEFPSLEPELQHLQLSKLSSKGFDGPRTLELFSAVGGFKLLTMIDSGASHCFISETVASSLQLPVEPTSTQTVVLSDGSRVHITGVCKAVPLKLDSQLFLVTCFVFPLSSVDVILGVSWLATLGDVTANWSNLTMEFYYQGTRVCLRGDPSLTRRACTKNGILTFNVGRSDFPHVTSAPAGLTPQRAGDHRIVPKEGTSPVSVRPYRYNHSQKDEMEKLAGEMLEAGIIQPSNSPYPSPVLLQTRSMRQISPNTGGPSREPTIDRKGSSVDQVLIQWQGLPDDESTWRDVADVRGQFPDFSLEDKAASSTGAVDRDAQRGVTAAQAAVGLGLLALVN, encoded by the coding sequence ATGGCCACGCAAAAGAAACGTCTGGAACAGATGGAGAAGATGGTAGATGACTTGCAGACAACGGTCGGCTCGGTAGCAGGCAAGGTCGAGGGTTTGGAGGGTTCCATGGCATCCGTTGAGAGCACCCTAGCCTCCATCCTGGCACAACTTCGGAACTTGACCAAGACTCGTGGGCCTGAAATCACGGGCGAGAAGACAACCCCTCCACCTGGCGGTGGTGGACTGCAGGAGCCTTCGTTTCCGCGGATGGATCTTCCTATATTTGATGGCACAGACCCTATTGCCTGGCTTGCCCAATCCGAGCAATACTTCTTAGTCCATCGAACACCACTTTCGGATCGTGTGCAGTTGGCGCTTATTGCCATGTCGGGGCGAGCAATATTCTGGGCCCAATGGGTTTTGCGTCGCTCCGCCTCCATTGAATGGAGTCAGTTTTCTCAAGAGCTTATTGAACGGTTTGGCGATAGTTCGGCTATCAACGCCTATGAAGCTATGCATATCACGCGCCAAACCGGTTCCTTGGAAGAGTATTTGGCCTTATTTGAAGAACGAATTGCGCAGCTTCCGGAGCTTCCACCAGCTCAATATTTAGGTATGTTTTTGGGTGGTCTTCACTCCTCCGTTCGGGATCGAATTACTGAGTCAGATTCAGTGAATGTTTTTACCGCCATCCGGGCAGCCCGCCGCATCAGCCGTTCTTCGCGAGGATCATCGCAGCCTCCTCAGTCGTCTTTCCCCAGCACCGCCCCCCTGCGATCGACAGCATCTTTTCGGGGAGGGGCGCCAGTTATTGGGTCGACACCCGCAACATCTTTTCGGGGCGGGAACTCTGCAGTCAGTGGAGGGTTTCGAAATTCCACTCCCACTCCCAACGCTTCTGGGCAATCAGCTAATAATTCTTCCACGGCTTCCTCCGGAATCCGAGGGAATCGCAAGTCGCGCCACCTAACGGAGGACCAGATCAAGGAATATCTCGCACAGGGAAAGTGTTTCCGCTGCAGTCAGCCATATGGACCGCTGCACAAGTGCCCATCACAATTCTTAAACGTCATCCTGCTGGGTGACGGGGACCCGCCAGAGGATTCAGCGAAATTGGACCTGGAGGACCACACGCTAGAGGAGTTCCCTTCTCTCGAGCCTGAGCTACAACACTTGCAACTGTCCAAGTTGTCCTCTAAGGGGTTCGATGGCCCACGTACATTGGAGCTGTTTAGTGCGGTGGGTGGTTTCAAACTACTCACGATGATTGATAGTGGAGCTAGTCATTGCTTCATCTCCGAGACAGTGGCTTCATCCTTACAATTGCCTGTTGAACCAACGTCAACACAGACTGTAGTTCTCAGCGATGGCTCACGGGTGCACATCACCGGCGTTTGTAAGGCTGTCCCTTTGAAACTTGATTCTCAACTATTTCTTGTTACTTGTTTCGTTTTTCCCTTGAGCAGTGTTGATGTGATTTTGGGGGTCTCTTGGCTCGCCACCCTTGGCGATGTGACCGCCAACTGGTCTAACCTCACAATGGAGTTCTATTATCAGGGCACACGTGTTTGCCTTCGTGGTGATCCTTCACTGACTCGCCGAGCGTGCACCAAAAACGGAATCCTCACCTTTAACGTCGGCAGATCAGATTTTCCACATGTTACTAGCGCCCCAGCGGGCCTGACCCCGCAGCGAGCAGGCGATCACCGGATTGTTCCGAAGGAAGGCACCTCACCGGTCTCGGTGAGGCCATATCGATATAATCACTCTCAGAAAGACGAGATGGAGAAACTTGCAGGAGAGATGCTAGAGGCCGGCATTATCCAACCGAGTAACAGTCCGTACCCGAGCCCGGTATTATTGCAAACTCGATCTATGCGCCAGATATCACCAAATACGGGTGGGCCCTCAAGAGAACCGACCATTGATCGAAAAGGCAGTTCGGTGGACCAGGTGCTTATTCAGTGGCAAGGCTTGCCTGACGATGAAAGTACTTGGAGGGACGTTGCGGATGTTCGCGGACAATTTCCAGATTTcagccttgaggacaaggctgCTTCGTCGACCGGGGCAGTTGATAGAGATGCGCAGAGAGGAGTTACTGCAGCCCAGGCTGCTGTGGGCCTGGGCCTCTTAGCGTtggttaattaa
- the LOC131010518 gene encoding uncharacterized protein LOC131010518: MWRFLNGKEVLWVRVVKSLYGELVWGEDGFRCERRMRAGTGWWEKIVAAGKGTVGSWFVNNLCRRVGDGGNTRFWTQKWAGERPLSFRFPRLFNLCENKEALVSDMGRWENGKWEWELRWRRELFEREEESVNSLLLCISGCVIHAGETDGWTWKENKDGIYTTKSAYSCLQAERKDGTEANDSSKTAAMVWDAPALQKAKVTAWRALRKRLPTCDNLRRRNIVIDDVEMNCNACFSPVETVDHTLLHCPKASAVWDGIMRWIGLQSVRPQGLEAHFLLFSQLGNGKKCTKFLKSLWVCTIWILWRQRNASRFEASDFGISGTSF, encoded by the exons ATGTGGAGGTTTTTGAATGGAAAAGAAGTTCTGTGGGTTAGAGTTGTTAAATCTTTATATGGGGAGTTGGTGTGGGGGGAGGATGGTTTCAGGTGCGAAAGGAGGATGAGGGCAGGGACAGGGTGGTGGGAGAAGATCGTGGCAGCAGGGAAAGGGACGGTGGGGTCTTGGTTTGTGAATAACTTATGTCGAAGGGTAGGGGATGGGGGGAATACACGATTTTGGACACAGAAATGGGCGGGGGAAAGACCTCTTTCTTTTAGGTTTCCAAGACTGTTTAACCTTTGCGAAAACAAGGAGGCGCTTGTCAGCGATATGGGGAGGTGGGAGAACGGGAAGTGGGAATGGGAGTTGCGGTGGAGAAGGGAACTTTTTGAGAGGGAGGAGGAGTCAGTTAATTCTTTACTGCTGTGTATTTCTGGTTGTGTAATTCATGCAGGAGAAACTGATGGATGGACATGGAAGGAGAATAAAGATGGCATCTATACAACAAAATCTGCTTACTCTTGCTTGCAGGCAGAAAGGAAAGACGGCACGGAAGCAAATGACAGTTCGAAGACAGCGGCGATGGTGTGGGATGCCCCAGCTTTACAAAAAGCTAAAGTGACAGCTTGGCGAGCGCTTCGGAAGAGACTTCCCACGTGTGATAACTTGAGAAGGAGAAACATTGTGATTGATGATGTGGAAATGAACTGCAACGCATGTTTTTCACCAGTTGAAACTGTCGACCATACCCTCTTACACTGTCCCAAGGCCTCCGCTGTTTGGGATGGTATCATGAGATGGATCGGTTTACAGTCGGTTCGCCCACAAGGTTTGGAAGcacattttcttttgttttcacAGCTTGGCAATGGGAAGAAGTGCACTAAGTTTTTGAAGTCTCTTTGGGTGTGCACTATTTGGATTCTCTGGAGACAAAGAAACGCAAGCAGATTCGAAG CCTCTGACTTTGGTATCTCTGGTACcagtttttaa